A window from Chryseobacterium vaccae encodes these proteins:
- a CDS encoding class I SAM-dependent methyltransferase encodes MKNKEHWEKVFSTKSSQEVSWTQKYPETAMKYLEQLQLPKTARIIDIGGGESNFADSLLEKGYENIWVLDISETALEKAKQRLGSKAEKIHWIVSDITEFKNEIPFDFWYDRAVFHFLTDKEDIEKYVALINRSIPENGHFLLGTFSENGPQKCSGLEIRQYSETTMKERFSQNFEAVKCFTEDHHTPFDTVQNFQFCGFKKI; translated from the coding sequence ATGAAAAATAAAGAGCATTGGGAAAAGGTATTTTCAACCAAATCATCACAGGAGGTAAGCTGGACACAGAAATATCCTGAAACAGCGATGAAGTATTTAGAACAGCTTCAACTTCCAAAAACAGCCAGAATTATTGATATTGGCGGTGGCGAAAGTAATTTTGCCGATTCATTGCTGGAAAAGGGATATGAAAACATCTGGGTATTGGATATTTCTGAGACCGCACTGGAAAAAGCAAAACAACGTTTAGGCAGTAAAGCCGAAAAAATACACTGGATTGTTTCAGATATTACAGAATTTAAGAATGAAATACCGTTTGATTTCTGGTATGACAGAGCTGTTTTTCATTTCCTTACCGATAAAGAAGACATTGAAAAATACGTTGCTTTAATAAACAGATCCATTCCCGAAAATGGTCATTTTTTATTAGGAACATTTTCAGAAAACGGTCCTCAGAAATGCAGCGGACTGGAGATCAGACAATATTCCGAAACAACAATGAAAGAAAGGTTTAGCCAGAACTTTGAAGCTGTAAAATGTTTTACGGAAGATCACCATACTCCTTTTGACACTGTACAGAATTTCCAGTTTTGCGGATTTAAAAAAATATAA
- a CDS encoding alpha/beta hydrolase produces MKRLKNRFSTKIIPSILGVCFMFSCTQSKKNKVVEKEKEKKETVIEPFKPWQEQKQIPIWTKIPYAELVQGTEIYNDGMVSNVSNPTITIYKPKNNNTGTAVIVFPGGGYNKLAIELEGSEVCEWLASIGVTGILLKYRVPASGPHYNKDCRCEKDPIKPLALQDAQRTIGLVRSQAKEWNIDPNKIGVMGFSAGGHLVAEVSTNYEKRVYPISDTTDQISCKPDFGIVFYPGHMTFHTSKPYELNPTIPVNKNTPPTFILHAGNDNIDNIKNSLVYYMALQKAGVKTEYHIYAEGGHAFGLNESAQKIPNWNKLPIADWEKLVERWLQTINVIPESK; encoded by the coding sequence ATGAAACGACTAAAGAATAGGTTTTCAACAAAGATTATTCCCTCAATTTTGGGTGTCTGTTTCATGTTCTCCTGCACCCAGAGTAAAAAAAATAAAGTGGTAGAAAAGGAAAAAGAAAAGAAGGAGACAGTCATTGAACCGTTCAAACCCTGGCAAGAGCAAAAGCAGATTCCTATTTGGACAAAAATTCCTTATGCAGAATTGGTTCAGGGAACTGAAATATACAATGACGGGATGGTCTCAAATGTTTCCAACCCAACCATAACAATTTACAAACCTAAGAATAATAATACCGGAACGGCAGTTATAGTTTTTCCCGGAGGTGGTTATAATAAATTAGCTATAGAATTAGAAGGTTCCGAAGTGTGCGAGTGGCTGGCATCAATTGGCGTTACAGGGATTTTACTAAAATATCGAGTTCCGGCTTCCGGCCCGCATTACAATAAAGATTGCCGCTGTGAAAAAGACCCTATTAAACCTTTAGCATTACAGGATGCACAAAGAACAATTGGCTTAGTACGCTCTCAGGCTAAAGAATGGAATATTGATCCCAATAAAATAGGCGTTATGGGATTTTCTGCCGGTGGACATCTGGTGGCAGAAGTAAGTACCAATTATGAGAAAAGGGTATACCCGATTTCTGATACTACAGATCAAATCAGCTGCAAACCCGATTTTGGTATTGTTTTTTATCCGGGGCATATGACTTTTCACACTTCTAAACCCTATGAGCTGAACCCAACAATTCCTGTCAATAAAAATACACCTCCAACTTTTATTTTACACGCAGGAAATGATAATATCGATAATATTAAAAATTCTTTGGTTTACTATATGGCATTACAGAAAGCAGGCGTAAAAACAGAATATCATATTTATGCAGAAGGAGGACATGCATTTGGTCTCAACGAATCAGCACAAAAAATACCCAATTGGAATAAACTGCCCATTGCAGATTGGGAAAAGCTTGTTGAAAGATGGCTGCAAACGATCAATGTTATTCCAGAATCAAAATAA
- a CDS encoding XRE family transcriptional regulator, with the protein MSIFSNNIRFLRAKRKLSQQNVADELTISRVRYSKYENGISEPPIELLIKISKYFHVSIDLLLSVDIEKYPIDEMLKLPDNRIVLPVAVDTHGNDTIEIIPQKASMGYLEGYSDVDYIESLQRIALPFLTNGKYRAFPADGDSMPPFRSGSYIVGKYVEGINELKPGKTYVFVTLNDGITYKRFKEKKENAICVSADNSFYEPYDIPFEEVVEIWQYASGIFPEDFEPGDYESYNFKEMFRELRQDIRELDRKVTVRRRKQS; encoded by the coding sequence ATGTCAATTTTTTCAAATAATATACGCTTTTTAAGAGCTAAAAGAAAGCTATCCCAACAAAATGTAGCCGATGAATTAACGATCTCCAGAGTCCGGTATTCCAAATATGAAAACGGAATATCAGAACCTCCTATCGAGCTGCTGATAAAAATATCCAAATACTTTCATGTAAGTATTGATTTGCTGCTCTCGGTAGATATTGAGAAATATCCGATAGACGAAATGCTGAAGCTTCCGGATAACAGGATTGTTCTTCCAGTTGCTGTAGATACTCATGGAAATGATACCATTGAAATCATTCCCCAGAAGGCCTCTATGGGATATCTGGAGGGTTACAGCGACGTAGATTATATTGAAAGTCTTCAGCGTATAGCACTTCCTTTCCTCACTAACGGAAAATACAGAGCCTTCCCTGCAGACGGAGATTCTATGCCTCCTTTCAGAAGCGGTTCTTATATTGTAGGAAAATATGTGGAAGGCATCAATGAATTAAAACCGGGAAAAACCTATGTTTTTGTCACCTTAAATGATGGAATTACCTATAAACGTTTTAAAGAAAAGAAAGAAAATGCGATCTGTGTAAGTGCTGATAATTCTTTTTATGAGCCTTATGATATTCCTTTTGAGGAAGTTGTGGAGATATGGCAGTATGCTTCAGGAATTTTCCCGGAAGATTTTGAACCCGGAGATTATGAAAGCTATAATTTTAAGGAAATGTTCCGTGAACTGAGGCAGGATATCAGGGAATTAGACCGTAAGGTTACTGTCCGCCGCAGAAAACAATCATAG
- a CDS encoding TlpA family protein disulfide reductase — MKNIHNIKSIVLLFIFLTSYQMVPGKSKMQSQRFSQKETAVDSEDDLIFIQEDGKKISLSDLKGKIVFINFWATWCRPCIEEMPSIQSLKNKFKNDEIVFIMLNIESNLSKAKKFMKQRNLDLPVHIAGSKIPSSLFKNVVPTTLIYNKQGKLEANIQGMRDFGEDEIYQALKELSEK; from the coding sequence ATGAAAAACATTCATAATATAAAATCCATTGTTCTATTATTTATTTTCTTAACTTCCTATCAGATGGTTCCGGGAAAAAGTAAAATGCAATCACAAAGATTTTCACAGAAGGAAACAGCTGTGGATTCAGAGGATGATCTTATCTTCATCCAGGAAGACGGGAAGAAAATATCATTAAGTGATTTAAAAGGAAAAATTGTCTTTATTAATTTCTGGGCAACCTGGTGTAGACCATGTATTGAGGAAATGCCTTCTATCCAGAGCCTTAAAAACAAATTTAAGAATGACGAAATCGTTTTTATCATGCTGAACATAGAATCCAACCTGAGCAAAGCAAAAAAGTTTATGAAACAGCGTAATCTGGATCTGCCCGTTCATATTGCCGGAAGCAAGATTCCGTCATCCTTATTCAAGAATGTAGTTCCTACAACACTCATCTATAATAAACAGGGAAAACTGGAAGCCAATATTCAGGGGATGAGAGATTTTGGAGAAGATGAAATCTATCAGGCATTAAAAGAATTATCTGAAAAGTAA
- a CDS encoding TlpA family protein disulfide reductase, protein MKNTKIWIKKNWSTLTLAAIFIILLVSPDAKAWLMRQMIATGIFNSSIKDSPTSDETKSASVHFKVTDEKGEVFNTSQLKGKVVFINFWASWCPPCRAEFPSIQKLYEKYKAHPDMVFLTINLDDNPELGKIYLTDNQFTLPFLTPVENIPKEYYSGSLPTTVVLDKQGKIRLHHTGMADYSKTSFYDQMDLLLKDN, encoded by the coding sequence ATGAAGAATACAAAAATATGGATCAAGAAAAACTGGTCTACCTTAACTTTAGCAGCTATTTTTATAATCCTTTTAGTAAGCCCGGATGCCAAAGCGTGGCTGATGCGGCAGATGATAGCAACCGGAATCTTTAATTCCAGTATTAAAGATTCCCCTACATCTGATGAAACGAAGTCTGCATCTGTCCATTTTAAAGTAACGGATGAAAAAGGAGAGGTTTTCAATACTTCACAGCTGAAGGGAAAGGTAGTCTTTATTAATTTCTGGGCATCCTGGTGTCCACCGTGCAGAGCAGAATTTCCTTCCATTCAGAAATTGTATGAGAAATATAAGGCTCATCCGGATATGGTATTTCTTACCATAAATCTCGATGATAATCCTGAACTGGGAAAAATTTATTTAACGGATAATCAGTTTACCCTTCCGTTTCTGACGCCTGTAGAGAATATTCCAAAAGAATATTACAGCGGATCACTGCCCACTACTGTTGTTTTGGATAAGCAGGGTAAAATAAGACTGCATCATACAGGAATGGCAGATTATAGTAAAACCTCGTTTTATGATCAAATGGATTTACTTTTAAAGGATAACTAA
- a CDS encoding bacteriocin-like protein has protein sequence MKNLKKLDRNELKAISGNGLLDPIGGLLGGLGGVVGGVVGGVGTIVGGVVGGVGSTVGGVVGGVTTVVGNALCQTQCVINGVVHIKLLECGSTC, from the coding sequence ATGAAAAATCTAAAAAAACTAGACAGAAACGAATTAAAAGCTATTTCAGGAAACGGACTACTTGATCCAATCGGAGGACTACTTGGCGGATTAGGCGGAGTAGTAGGTGGAGTAGTTGGCGGTGTAGGAACCATCGTTGGTGGAGTAGTAGGTGGAGTAGGTTCTACCGTTGGTGGAGTTGTTGGCGGTGTAACTACCGTTGTTGGAAACGCTCTATGCCAGACTCAGTGTGTAATTAATGGTGTTGTTCACATCAAATTACTTGAGTGCGGATCTACTTGCTAA
- a CDS encoding helix-turn-helix domain-containing protein, which yields MSSIFGSKLRMLREQQQIPQRQLASILEIDTATYCKIEKGDRQAKREQVIVLGNLLQADTKELLRLWSADKVYNIIAEEDEAAQILSVVAENIAIHQHSKTEHETTSKI from the coding sequence ATGTCAAGTATATTTGGTTCCAAACTCAGAATGCTTAGGGAGCAACAGCAGATTCCCCAAAGACAGTTAGCTTCCATTTTGGAAATTGACACAGCAACCTATTGTAAAATCGAAAAAGGCGACAGACAGGCAAAACGTGAACAGGTTATCGTTCTCGGAAACTTATTACAAGCTGATACAAAAGAACTCCTTAGATTGTGGTCAGCAGACAAAGTTTATAATATTATTGCCGAAGAAGATGAAGCAGCACAAATTCTTAGTGTTGTGGCAGAAAACATCGCTATTCACCAACATTCTAAAACAGAACATGAAACCACTAGTAAAATATAG
- a CDS encoding DNA adenine methylase produces MKPLVKYRGGKSKEIPHLKKHIPEFNGRYIEPFFGGGAMFFHLEPQKAIINDINSKLMTFYKGVRTDFETLQRELSEIEEIYRTNRKQFEELKALTPNERVTDHNEALYYQLRDMFNDLAEKRYSDALLYFFINKTAYSGMIRYNSRGEFNVPYGRYVNFNTALVTEAHSQLLTNTDIYNLDYQAIFEMAEEDDFMFLDPPYDCTFSDYGNVEYKDGGFDEKNHTELANAYKQLKCKALMVIGRTPLTEKLYGDMIVDEYGKSYSVNIRNRFKTSASHILISNYGNIAEQQVEALKLNKELTL; encoded by the coding sequence ATGAAACCACTAGTAAAATATAGAGGCGGAAAATCAAAGGAAATTCCACACTTAAAAAAACATATCCCGGAATTTAACGGCCGCTACATTGAACCTTTTTTTGGCGGCGGAGCCATGTTCTTTCACCTTGAGCCTCAAAAAGCGATTATTAATGACATCAATTCAAAGCTGATGACATTTTATAAAGGTGTAAGAACTGATTTTGAAACTTTACAGCGCGAGCTTTCAGAAATTGAGGAAATCTACCGTACCAACAGAAAGCAGTTTGAAGAATTAAAAGCTTTAACACCCAATGAAAGAGTTACGGATCATAACGAAGCTCTTTACTATCAGCTCAGAGATATGTTTAATGATCTGGCGGAGAAAAGATATTCAGATGCTTTGCTCTACTTCTTCATCAATAAAACAGCTTATTCAGGTATGATTCGTTACAATTCGAGGGGAGAATTTAATGTTCCTTATGGCAGGTATGTCAATTTTAATACCGCTTTGGTAACAGAAGCTCACAGCCAATTGCTTACGAATACTGACATTTATAACCTTGATTACCAGGCTATTTTTGAAATGGCAGAAGAAGATGATTTTATGTTTTTAGACCCTCCTTATGACTGTACTTTTTCTGATTATGGAAATGTAGAATATAAAGACGGAGGTTTTGATGAGAAAAATCACACTGAGTTAGCCAATGCATACAAACAATTAAAATGCAAGGCATTGATGGTTATTGGGCGGACTCCGTTAACTGAAAAATTGTACGGAGATATGATTGTGGATGAATATGGAAAATCGTATTCTGTCAATATCCGAAACCGTTTTAAGACTTCTGCTTCTCATATTTTAATTTCCAATTATGGAAACATTGCTGAACAACAGGTTGAAGCATTAAAATTAAATAAAGAATTAACGCTCTAA
- a CDS encoding AlwI family type II restriction endonuclease — protein MASINSKVIFVTTSPRTPAKMIPEIELLNTHFAGQKWNVETQREFMELLKEENFFNGEGANDPAFSARDRINRAPKALGFVILSPEIRLTPAGEELVNSKRKDEIFLRQLLKFQVPSPFHKPSENSADFWVKPYLELFRLIRQFGSLKFDELMIFGLQLTDYRNFDEITAKIDRFRAAKAQNEGNYKQFRAEYFDRELREIYHSDISSGNTKTRETADASVPKFLSTKASNMRDYADACIRYLRATGLVNISHLGKTVSIVPEKMEEVDYFLEHTDRTPCFIDNEEQYIDYLGNATIPTLLTDNRELLEEKIHSEFPELTISATATLQDLKDIFADELESRKEQILAHQISAIKDYRLYEDINTTFEQIIANSLYDAPLMLEWNTWRAMTMLDGGNIKANLKFDDFGNPMSTAQGNMADIVCDYETFGLTVEVTMQNGQRQYETEGEPVTRHLAKLKREIDKPAYCLFIAPKIHEACIAHFYALHKMNIKFYGGTSTIIPLPLNIFLKMVEDSHKAHYVPEPRHVQRFFERSNELANTLDNEADWHNAITKEALNWLNQ, from the coding sequence ATGGCAAGTATCAACAGTAAAGTAATATTCGTTACCACCTCTCCGAGAACTCCTGCTAAAATGATTCCTGAAATTGAGTTATTAAACACTCATTTTGCAGGACAAAAATGGAATGTCGAAACGCAGAGAGAATTTATGGAGCTGTTGAAGGAGGAAAACTTTTTCAATGGAGAGGGAGCAAATGACCCTGCGTTCAGCGCAAGAGACCGGATAAACAGAGCCCCTAAAGCACTTGGTTTTGTAATTCTTTCCCCCGAAATACGTCTAACTCCTGCAGGAGAAGAACTGGTCAATTCAAAGCGGAAAGATGAAATATTTCTGAGGCAGCTCCTTAAGTTTCAGGTTCCTTCCCCATTTCATAAACCTAGTGAAAATTCTGCCGATTTTTGGGTAAAACCTTATCTCGAGCTTTTCAGATTGATCAGGCAGTTTGGCTCATTGAAATTTGATGAATTGATGATTTTCGGGCTGCAGTTAACGGATTATCGGAATTTTGATGAAATTACGGCTAAAATTGACCGTTTCAGAGCAGCTAAAGCACAAAACGAAGGCAATTATAAACAATTTCGTGCTGAATATTTTGACCGGGAATTAAGAGAAATTTATCATTCTGACATTAGCTCCGGCAACACAAAAACAAGAGAAACGGCTGATGCTTCAGTACCAAAATTTTTGAGTACAAAAGCCAGTAATATGCGGGATTATGCTGATGCCTGTATCCGCTATCTGAGAGCAACGGGTTTAGTCAATATTTCACATTTAGGAAAAACAGTTTCCATTGTTCCTGAAAAAATGGAAGAAGTTGATTATTTTTTAGAGCACACCGATAGAACCCCCTGCTTTATTGACAACGAAGAACAATACATAGATTATCTGGGTAATGCAACGATACCAACCCTACTAACTGACAACAGAGAATTACTTGAGGAAAAAATTCACAGTGAATTTCCGGAACTTACGATATCTGCCACTGCGACTTTACAGGATCTTAAAGACATATTTGCTGACGAGTTAGAAAGCAGAAAAGAACAAATACTAGCACACCAGATTTCAGCCATAAAAGATTATCGTCTTTATGAAGACATCAATACAACATTTGAACAGATAATCGCCAATTCATTGTATGATGCCCCTCTGATGTTAGAATGGAATACCTGGCGGGCAATGACGATGCTGGATGGAGGTAATATTAAAGCGAATTTAAAATTTGACGACTTCGGAAATCCTATGTCAACTGCGCAGGGAAATATGGCAGATATTGTTTGTGATTACGAAACTTTTGGATTGACTGTAGAAGTCACCATGCAAAACGGCCAGCGACAATACGAAACCGAAGGTGAACCAGTAACCCGGCATCTTGCGAAATTAAAACGCGAAATAGATAAACCCGCTTACTGCTTGTTTATTGCTCCCAAAATACATGAAGCCTGTATTGCGCATTTTTATGCTTTACACAAAATGAATATTAAATTTTATGGAGGAACTTCCACCATCATCCCTCTTCCATTGAATATATTTTTAAAGATGGTTGAGGATTCACATAAAGCGCATTATGTGCCGGAACCCAGACATGTCCAACGATTTTTTGAACGCTCAAACGAATTAGCCAACACTCTGGACAACGAGGCAGACTGGCACAACGCCATAACAAAGGAAGCACTGAACTGGCTGAATCAATAG
- a CDS encoding VOC family protein, translating to MKPKMIWANLAVADLDRTQKFYTSLGFKPNNPHSSNELVSFFFGEQDFVIHFFLKKVIENNLKMMKFGDSQIANEIIFTLSAESIEQADQWAEEVEKAGGTVISPPESFGPNYYGFVFTDPDGHKFNVFHM from the coding sequence ATGAAACCTAAAATGATCTGGGCCAATCTGGCTGTAGCCGATCTGGACCGCACACAAAAATTTTATACCAGTCTTGGGTTTAAGCCCAATAATCCACACAGCTCCAACGAACTGGTAAGTTTTTTCTTCGGGGAACAGGATTTTGTCATCCACTTCTTTCTGAAAAAAGTTATAGAAAATAATCTGAAAATGATGAAATTTGGTGATTCCCAGATTGCCAACGAAATCATCTTCACTCTTTCAGCCGAGAGTATAGAGCAAGCCGACCAATGGGCTGAGGAAGTTGAAAAAGCCGGAGGAACAGTTATTTCGCCCCCGGAAAGCTTTGGACCAAATTATTATGGTTTTGTCTTTACAGACCCTGACGGTCATAAATTTAATGTATTTCATATGTAA
- a CDS encoding helix-turn-helix domain-containing protein, with amino-acid sequence MDYHTFQPHPDLADLIKCYWTLDSAKEDVPQTQTIVPDGCMEMIFHHGDLYKQYIDGKATVQPRSCVFGQLTEPLKIEPTGITGIFSVRFHHDGFIPFATIPIKEMDDKAVSLVELFGNSGTELESKVILAKRTEDKIDLVEAFLLGRLNTETIDRIVQSTVDLLLNVNGQISVNELSRQTNINRRQLERKFSSVIGLSPKQLSRIIRLQTTLKLLLHKEYSNLTALAHESEYYDQAHFIKDFKEFTGLTPKEFYGENLKMSSLFYGTE; translated from the coding sequence ATGGATTATCATACATTCCAGCCCCATCCTGATCTGGCAGATCTTATCAAGTGTTATTGGACCCTGGACAGTGCCAAAGAAGACGTTCCTCAAACCCAGACCATCGTTCCGGATGGATGTATGGAAATGATCTTTCACCACGGTGACCTGTATAAACAATATATTGACGGAAAAGCCACTGTACAGCCAAGAAGCTGTGTTTTCGGTCAGCTTACCGAACCTTTAAAGATAGAGCCCACGGGAATTACAGGGATATTTTCTGTCCGGTTCCATCATGACGGTTTTATTCCGTTTGCAACGATTCCTATAAAAGAAATGGATGATAAAGCAGTTTCATTGGTGGAACTCTTCGGAAATTCCGGAACTGAACTTGAAAGTAAAGTTATCCTTGCCAAAAGAACTGAGGATAAAATAGATCTGGTAGAAGCATTTTTACTCGGAAGGCTTAATACAGAAACCATTGACAGAATTGTTCAATCTACAGTAGATCTTTTGCTGAATGTTAACGGACAAATATCTGTGAATGAGCTTTCCCGACAAACCAATATCAACCGAAGACAACTGGAACGTAAATTTTCCTCCGTAATCGGTTTAAGCCCCAAACAGCTTTCCAGAATTATCAGACTGCAAACGACCCTCAAACTTCTTCTCCATAAAGAATACTCTAATCTTACGGCTCTGGCCCATGAGTCTGAATACTACGACCAGGCTCATTTTATCAAAGATTTTAAAGAATTTACCGGGCTTACCCCCAAAGAGTTCTATGGTGAAAACCTGAAAATGTCTTCCCTTTTCTATGGAACAGAATGA
- a CDS encoding DUF6265 family protein produces the protein MKSKLILAIIAILTAGSWAQQQSELKKMEWLLGTWETKTPKGSLYETWTRKSNFEFQGKSYFLKNKDTLLFETVQLVEKDKKLHYIVSVKKQNGGFPVSFVSKNTSEEKATVFENPLHDFPQAISYKKTGKDSLLAEISGSKHGREMKQQFPMRKIK, from the coding sequence ATGAAATCAAAACTAATCCTCGCCATAATCGCGATATTAACAGCAGGAAGCTGGGCACAACAGCAAAGTGAACTCAAAAAAATGGAATGGCTCCTCGGAACCTGGGAAACCAAAACTCCCAAAGGCAGCTTATATGAGACATGGACAAGAAAAAGTAACTTTGAATTTCAGGGTAAAAGCTATTTTCTGAAGAATAAAGACACTCTGCTATTTGAGACTGTTCAGCTTGTAGAAAAAGATAAAAAACTGCATTATATAGTCTCTGTAAAAAAACAAAACGGTGGATTTCCTGTAAGCTTCGTTTCAAAAAATACCTCTGAAGAGAAAGCGACTGTGTTTGAAAACCCTCTTCATGATTTTCCACAAGCTATTTCTTATAAAAAAACAGGAAAAGACTCTCTATTGGCAGAAATTTCAGGAAGTAAACACGGTCGGGAAATGAAACAGCAGTTTCCAATGAGGAAGATAAAATAG
- a CDS encoding carboxy terminal-processing peptidase: MLKNLRPARFLLLLPLTFLMFGFNSPRDEDEKMQVIMINTKNILSYLHYSPKTINDAYSKDVYKHYFELIDPTQKYFLQSDMDEFRKYETKLDDYLNNGDLTFYKITVDKLYQRMNEIDKITQDIFSKPINLEEDETLILEPKLKKAPANKQELYNEWKKFIKYSILQEIESMNSKDEAEEKNKDSANKDSNINKPEVLSQNQKIKKATENVKDFLEEKFKRFNKRKKMDWFSLYMNSYAHVFDPHTTYYSPQGKEDYDSDFKGKIIGIGAMIQEKKGGLYISTLTVGAPAWKSKQLTEGDKILKIKSNPNDDAVNIIEMLSSEAVRLIRGEKGTAVTLTVQKKDGTIKDVTMIREEIAIEDTFAKSIIVNTSDKKYGLINLPKFNADFEDKDGRNASDDIKNEIIKLKEQNIQGIVLDLRDNSGGSLTEVGDILGLFANAGPYVQVKDGNGKITTLKNKNETPVWSGPLVILQNEFSASAAEILSGVMQDYGRAVIMGSPVSYGKGTVQVFVDLNKFLNTQEDFGAIKLTIQKYYRITGESTQRKGVTSDIPMKDILSYAEIGEKYDDFALAWDRIPGTSFNKQNFFDVQALQKVSTERIAKNSNYQLLLEYAQWRENLDKEKTVPLNIQKFNDLMKQRKIQTEKFKALNTLESGLKFTMYPKDIEREKSDAAFKNKSEIWVKNLQRDLYLQEAINIIGDLKSRS; the protein is encoded by the coding sequence ATGTTGAAAAATTTAAGACCCGCCCGCTTTTTACTCCTGCTTCCCCTTACTTTTTTGATGTTCGGTTTCAACTCGCCCAGAGATGAAGACGAAAAAATGCAGGTGATTATGATCAATACGAAGAATATTTTGTCTTATTTGCATTACAGTCCAAAAACCATTAATGATGCTTACTCAAAAGATGTTTATAAACATTATTTTGAATTGATAGATCCTACACAAAAATATTTTCTCCAGTCTGATATGGATGAATTCCGTAAATATGAAACAAAACTGGACGATTATCTGAACAATGGAGATTTAACCTTTTATAAAATTACAGTCGATAAGCTTTATCAAAGGATGAATGAAATTGATAAGATTACTCAGGATATTTTCAGTAAACCTATCAATCTGGAAGAAGATGAAACATTGATTTTGGAACCCAAGCTGAAAAAAGCACCGGCTAATAAACAGGAGCTTTATAATGAGTGGAAGAAATTTATCAAATATAGTATTCTGCAAGAAATAGAATCCATGAACAGTAAAGATGAAGCGGAAGAAAAAAATAAAGATTCTGCTAATAAAGATAGCAATATTAATAAACCTGAAGTATTAAGCCAAAATCAAAAAATAAAAAAAGCCACAGAAAATGTTAAAGATTTTCTGGAAGAAAAATTTAAAAGGTTCAACAAAAGGAAAAAGATGGATTGGTTTAGTTTATACATGAATTCATATGCTCATGTTTTCGATCCACATACCACTTATTATTCACCGCAGGGAAAAGAAGATTATGATTCGGACTTCAAAGGAAAAATAATTGGGATAGGCGCGATGATCCAGGAAAAAAAAGGTGGCCTTTATATCAGTACATTAACAGTTGGAGCCCCAGCCTGGAAATCTAAACAGCTGACTGAAGGTGATAAGATTTTAAAAATAAAATCTAATCCAAATGATGATGCTGTCAATATTATTGAGATGCTTTCCAGCGAAGCCGTAAGATTAATCAGAGGTGAAAAGGGAACGGCAGTAACTTTAACGGTACAGAAAAAAGACGGAACCATTAAAGATGTTACCATGATTCGCGAAGAAATAGCTATTGAAGATACTTTTGCTAAAAGTATTATTGTAAATACATCCGATAAAAAATACGGACTTATTAATTTGCCAAAGTTTAATGCTGACTTTGAAGATAAAGATGGAAGAAATGCATCTGATGATATTAAAAATGAAATTATCAAACTTAAGGAACAGAATATTCAAGGAATTGTTCTTGACCTCAGAGACAACTCAGGCGGTTCTTTAACAGAAGTAGGTGATATTCTGGGGCTTTTTGCAAATGCAGGTCCGTATGTGCAGGTGAAGGATGGAAATGGAAAGATAACAACTTTAAAAAATAAAAATGAAACTCCGGTCTGGAGTGGTCCGCTTGTGATTCTACAGAATGAGTTTTCAGCCTCTGCAGCAGAAATTTTATCCGGAGTTATGCAAGATTATGGAAGAGCCGTAATCATGGGATCTCCGGTATCTTATGGAAAAGGGACTGTACAGGTATTTGTAGATCTGAACAAGTTTCTCAATACTCAGGAAGACTTTGGTGCTATAAAATTAACCATTCAGAAATATTATAGAATCACAGGAGAATCTACCCAAAGAAAAGGAGTTACCTCAGATATTCCTATGAAAGATATCCTATCTTATGCTGAAATAGGTGAAAAATATGATGATTTTGCATTAGCCTGGGATAGAATACCGGGAACAAGTTTCAATAAACAAAACTTTTTCGATGTTCAGGCTTTACAGAAAGTAAGCACGGAAAGAATTGCTAAAAACAGTAACTACCAGTTATTACTTGAATATGCCCAATGGAGAGAAAATCTGGATAAAGAAAAAACAGTCCCTCTGAACATCCAGAAATTCAATGATCTTATGAAACAGAGAAAGATTCAGACTGAAAAATTCAAAGCTTTAAATACATTAGAAAGCGGTCTTAAATTCACTATGTATCCAAAGGATATTGAAAGAGAGAAAAGTGATGCTGCATTCAAAAATAAATCAGAAATATGGGTTAAAAATCTGCAAAGAGATTTATATCTACAGGAAGCAATAAACATAATTGGAGATCTCAAAAGCAGATCTTAA